The Enterococcus sp. 7F3_DIV0205 genome has a window encoding:
- a CDS encoding ABC transporter permease, which translates to MNLILFEGKKTWQTRKTYLFLLLGLLMIVILFVFNGYQGQKENEDIASAIGNKTDVMGQSSYSAEIDQFLKETNQNIEAQEDGFRTAADQGKSLDGKLTLPTYPFYRTVLNDELVKHKIPPQSMRYGVRNTIFTAILLSYLASGFGIVWLLLLFGDSLTKEIEEQSMYFYFSQPVKRDHLYFTKYVLAWLQSVLVMGIVLVFGFVVATLFSGGSSFDYPVIVFTEKSMTMIPIIQYIGQVFLMFMFVLAFCFALHFLVSLLLKKTSFSLVVTLLILFEGYTLSTLNNEFMRKIAQFNPFTYLNVSRLFVGYDFRSFELFAIENQEYYANWCLPRTLHNDQINSVNGLFVLSVGTMMLLSLGYFCFKKNVHRWKI; encoded by the coding sequence ATGAATCTAATTTTGTTTGAAGGAAAGAAAACATGGCAAACGCGAAAAACCTATTTATTTTTGCTATTAGGACTTTTGATGATCGTTATTTTATTTGTATTTAATGGCTATCAGGGACAAAAAGAAAATGAGGATATAGCTTCAGCGATAGGGAATAAAACAGACGTTATGGGGCAAAGTAGTTATAGTGCTGAAATCGATCAATTTCTGAAAGAGACGAATCAAAATATAGAAGCACAAGAAGATGGCTTTCGTACCGCTGCCGATCAGGGGAAATCATTAGATGGGAAATTAACTCTACCAACGTATCCGTTTTATCGGACGGTGTTAAACGACGAGTTAGTAAAACATAAAATACCTCCTCAATCGATGCGTTACGGAGTAAGAAATACGATTTTTACAGCAATCTTATTGTCTTATTTGGCGAGTGGTTTTGGTATAGTCTGGTTGTTATTGCTGTTTGGTGACAGCTTAACTAAGGAGATCGAAGAGCAAAGTATGTACTTCTATTTTTCTCAACCTGTAAAGAGAGATCACTTGTATTTTACTAAGTACGTTTTGGCATGGCTACAGTCAGTGTTGGTGATGGGGATTGTATTAGTTTTTGGCTTTGTGGTAGCAACTCTGTTCTCAGGCGGAAGTTCGTTTGATTATCCAGTGATTGTTTTTACAGAAAAGTCGATGACAATGATTCCAATCATTCAATACATCGGGCAAGTATTTTTGATGTTTATGTTTGTTTTAGCATTTTGTTTTGCCCTTCACTTTTTGGTCAGTCTTTTGTTGAAGAAAACAAGTTTTAGCTTAGTTGTTACACTACTAATTTTATTTGAAGGCTATACTTTAAGTACGTTGAACAATGAATTTATGAGAAAAATCGCCCAGTTTAATCCTTTTACATATTTGAACGTGAGTCGATTATTTGTGGGGTACGATTTTCGCTCATTTGAATTATTTGCAATTGAAAATCAAGAGTATTACGCTAACTGGTGTTTGCCACGAACATTGCATAATGATCAGATCAATAGTGTAAATGGTCTTTTTGTTTTAAGTGTTGGGACTATGATGTTATTATCTCTAGGCTATTTTTGCTTTAAGAAAAATGTTCATCGGTGGAAAATTTAA
- the lacD gene encoding tagatose-bisphosphate aldolase, with amino-acid sequence MKKMTESKLTAMNQMCNKDGIIAALAIDQRGSLKKMIEKSCGNEVDEESIITFKEIVSRELTPYASAILLDPEYGLPAAKVRDQHAGLLVAYEKTGYDASEPGRLPDLLSDWSVKRLKEAGADAVKFLLYYDVDESKAINEQKHVFMERIGSECVAEGLPFFLELVSYDAVITDISSKEYAKIKPHKVIEMMKEFSKPRYNVDVLKVEVPVNMSFVEGFGEEACYSKEIAKQLFKEQSEATELPFIFLSAGVSSQLFQETLYFAKEAGSTFNGVLCGRATWKEGVAPFAKEGKPAAERWMRTVGRENIESLNRALKETATPWMNR; translated from the coding sequence ATGAAAAAAATGACAGAATCTAAATTAACAGCAATGAATCAAATGTGTAATAAAGACGGAATTATTGCTGCACTTGCGATCGATCAACGAGGATCATTGAAAAAAATGATTGAAAAATCTTGTGGAAACGAAGTAGATGAAGAAAGCATCATCACGTTTAAAGAAATTGTGTCTCGTGAATTAACACCCTATGCTTCAGCGATCCTTTTAGATCCAGAGTACGGATTACCAGCAGCAAAAGTCAGAGATCAACACGCAGGATTATTAGTAGCATACGAAAAAACTGGATATGATGCTAGTGAACCGGGGCGCTTGCCTGATCTTTTAAGTGATTGGTCTGTTAAACGTTTAAAAGAAGCCGGCGCTGATGCAGTAAAATTTTTACTGTATTATGATGTGGATGAAAGCAAGGCAATCAATGAACAAAAACATGTTTTTATGGAACGAATCGGTTCAGAATGTGTTGCTGAAGGGTTGCCATTTTTCTTAGAATTAGTTTCATATGATGCAGTGATAACCGATATATCAAGTAAAGAATATGCTAAAATCAAACCTCATAAAGTCATTGAAATGATGAAAGAATTTAGTAAACCGCGATACAATGTTGATGTATTGAAAGTGGAGGTTCCTGTAAATATGTCCTTTGTAGAAGGATTTGGTGAAGAAGCTTGTTATTCAAAGGAAATAGCGAAACAATTATTTAAAGAACAAAGTGAAGCAACTGAGCTGCCATTTATTTTTCTAAGTGCTGGTGTTAGTAGTCAGTTATTCCAAGAAACATTATACTTTGCAAAAGAAGCAGGTTCGACGTTTAATGGTGTTTTATGTGGTCGAGCAACTTGGAAAGAAGGGGTAGCACCTTTTGCTAAAGAAGGAAAACCAGCTGCCGAGCGCTGGATGAGAACTGTTGGCAGAGAAAATATTGAATCCTTGAATCGGGCTTTAAAAGAAACAGCGACACCATGGATGAATAGATAA
- a CDS encoding AraC family transcriptional regulator, producing MSVYLERPEFEENLLFRAFINDGMTIVYPHWHKEVEMIYSIRGTVNIGVGDEIVHVAEGEIYFFASGEPHYFLASPDSERIVYQFDLSLFDEKSLKSVKDYSLIELFETGEKHSSKWSKSLAMDMKKLLQKLFEEYENQNIGKNYALFSLLFELVTTFYRRLPQTQKEVKKGAKASTIKYKENLEQLDRIFAYVENHYEESITLEEIAKYSGFSSYYFTRFFKANTGTTFMSFLTEYRINQAKFVLANEKVPMIEVAEKSGFASVKTFHHVFKEQVGISPLKYRNKIIE from the coding sequence ATGAGTGTATATTTAGAACGACCAGAATTTGAAGAAAACCTGCTCTTTAGAGCATTTATCAATGATGGAATGACCATCGTTTACCCACATTGGCATAAAGAAGTTGAAATGATCTATTCAATACGGGGAACAGTCAACATTGGTGTGGGTGATGAGATCGTCCATGTAGCCGAAGGAGAAATTTATTTTTTTGCCAGTGGTGAACCCCATTATTTTTTAGCATCTCCTGATAGTGAGCGAATCGTTTATCAGTTTGACTTAAGTCTATTTGATGAGAAAAGCTTAAAATCGGTGAAAGATTATTCATTGATTGAATTATTTGAAACAGGAGAAAAGCACAGCTCAAAGTGGTCAAAATCATTAGCGATGGACATGAAGAAGCTGTTACAGAAATTATTTGAAGAATATGAAAATCAAAATATAGGGAAAAATTATGCGCTTTTTAGCTTGCTATTTGAACTGGTCACAACCTTCTATAGAAGACTCCCGCAAACGCAAAAGGAAGTCAAAAAAGGAGCGAAAGCTTCTACAATAAAGTATAAGGAAAACTTAGAACAGCTCGATCGCATCTTTGCCTATGTTGAAAATCATTACGAAGAATCGATCACATTGGAAGAAATCGCAAAGTACAGTGGGTTTAGCTCTTACTATTTTACTCGTTTTTTCAAAGCCAATACGGGTACGACTTTTATGAGTTTTTTGACGGAATATCGAATCAATCAAGCAAAGTTTGTCCTAGCAAATGAAAAAGTTCCAATGATCGAAGTAGCTGAAAAATCGGGCTTTGCTAGTGTAAAAACGTTTCATCATGTGTTTAAAGAACAGGTGGGAATTTCTCCGCTGAAGTATCGAAATAAAATTATAGAATAA
- a CDS encoding DUF916 and DUF3324 domain-containing protein, with protein MITHLKKITNYCRYVLLASVLLLIFPNHSLAAGKEPDPLGFVVQAIRPDTQLEINKSYFFIETKPDESQVLKVKVKSTQNEPTKIKVFVSNGTTGSTGKIEYDEPTKELDASLKDPLTEIVQISEPEIELASFEEKIVELVVTPPKKSYEGVKLGAVVFETVEDQEKTKKQTISNKYQYKIGLVTTETGEEYKNAKNLELTSAKLGLHLGRKQVAAVIHNPEPKIAENLKIEATVTKKGSKNILKKQTVENARMAPNSTYEFSVDWGVDAIESGDYTLKVHAQNDEEDWKWEKDFSVSGETAKKMNEETVFKLESPDWLPYVVMLAIGALIAVIVVLSVRNKRWKKMIRERMRKRKAKQAKRKKAEQTKTKKNKRMRE; from the coding sequence ATGATTACGCATTTAAAAAAAATCACGAACTATTGCCGATATGTCCTACTGGCGAGTGTCTTACTGCTTATTTTCCCAAACCATTCATTAGCTGCTGGGAAAGAACCTGACCCTTTAGGATTCGTCGTCCAAGCAATTAGGCCAGATACACAACTTGAAATAAACAAATCTTATTTCTTTATCGAAACGAAACCTGATGAATCACAAGTGTTGAAAGTAAAAGTCAAATCAACACAAAATGAGCCAACTAAAATAAAAGTTTTTGTTTCAAATGGTACAACAGGTTCAACTGGGAAAATTGAGTATGATGAGCCGACAAAAGAACTAGATGCAAGTTTAAAAGATCCTTTAACGGAAATTGTTCAAATAAGTGAACCCGAAATAGAGTTAGCAAGTTTTGAGGAAAAAATAGTTGAACTAGTAGTGACACCTCCTAAAAAAAGTTATGAAGGAGTTAAGCTAGGTGCTGTTGTCTTTGAAACGGTTGAAGATCAAGAGAAAACTAAAAAACAAACGATTTCTAATAAATATCAATACAAAATCGGCTTGGTTACGACTGAAACAGGAGAAGAATACAAAAACGCTAAAAATCTAGAACTAACCTCAGCCAAATTAGGATTACATTTAGGGCGTAAACAAGTAGCAGCTGTCATACATAATCCTGAACCAAAAATTGCTGAAAATCTAAAAATTGAAGCAACAGTTACTAAAAAAGGTTCAAAAAACATTCTGAAAAAACAAACTGTAGAAAATGCACGAATGGCCCCAAATAGTACCTATGAATTTTCAGTAGATTGGGGAGTAGACGCCATTGAATCTGGAGACTATACATTAAAAGTTCATGCACAAAATGATGAAGAAGATTGGAAATGGGAAAAAGACTTTAGCGTTTCAGGTGAAACCGCAAAGAAAATGAATGAAGAAACTGTGTTTAAATTAGAATCACCTGATTGGTTGCCATATGTTGTTATGCTTGCTATTGGAGCACTTATAGCAGTCATAGTAGTTTTATCTGTTAGAAATAAACGTTGGAAAAAAATGATTCGCGAACGAATGAGAAAAAGAAAAGCGAAACAAGCAAAAAGAAAGAAGGCTGAACAAACAAAGACTAAAAAGAACAAACGAATGAGGGAGTGA
- a CDS encoding PTS fructose transporter subunit IIC: MTKYQLIAATGCPTGIAHTYMAQEALEQAAKVKGITIKVETHGQIGVENELTKAEIQDADAVIIAADKDVHAERFAGKRVIEVPVSKGIKEASNLIDDALAGKGKIFGGDKRVDVDTLEEKNNEAKGIGHSIYKNLMNGVSHMLPFVVSGGVLIAISFLWGIYSADPESAQFNQFAATLKEIGGLAMGMMVPILSAYIAEGIAKRPGLVVGFVGGLVASNGGTGFLGGIVSGFLAGYVVLGLVKVFKILPKSLDGLKAIFLYPVLGVAITGLIMFGIAGPMSAINESMMDFLAGFENSSPLVLGIIVGCMCAFDMGGPVNKAAYVTGTALLAQGNTSFMAGVSAACIAPPLITGFAVLFFRKYFDTSEQNAGLVNFILGSTHITEGAIPFAAKDPLRVLPTMMLGSSIAAVLTYMFKVQVPAPHGGFLVLPVVTHGLLWVLAILAGSIVGGFLLGVIQKRRIEKIEATV; the protein is encoded by the coding sequence ATGACAAAGTATCAATTGATTGCAGCAACAGGTTGTCCTACAGGAATCGCGCATACTTATATGGCACAAGAAGCTTTAGAGCAAGCAGCAAAAGTAAAAGGTATTACGATCAAGGTTGAAACTCATGGACAAATTGGTGTAGAAAACGAATTGACAAAAGCCGAGATTCAAGACGCTGACGCTGTAATTATTGCAGCAGATAAAGATGTTCATGCAGAGCGCTTTGCTGGAAAAAGAGTGATTGAAGTTCCCGTGAGTAAAGGAATCAAAGAAGCGAGCAACTTGATCGATGATGCTTTAGCTGGCAAAGGTAAAATATTCGGTGGTGATAAAAGGGTTGACGTAGATACTTTAGAAGAAAAAAATAATGAAGCTAAAGGAATCGGTCATAGTATTTATAAAAATCTGATGAATGGTGTTTCTCATATGTTGCCTTTTGTAGTCAGTGGTGGAGTGCTAATTGCCATTTCATTTTTATGGGGAATTTACTCTGCTGATCCTGAAAGTGCTCAATTCAATCAATTTGCAGCTACTTTAAAAGAAATCGGTGGTTTAGCGATGGGCATGATGGTACCGATTTTATCAGCGTATATTGCAGAAGGGATTGCCAAACGTCCGGGGTTAGTCGTTGGATTTGTTGGCGGACTAGTCGCAAGTAATGGCGGGACTGGCTTTTTAGGTGGGATCGTTTCTGGTTTCTTGGCAGGATATGTCGTTCTAGGGTTAGTCAAGGTATTTAAAATATTACCAAAATCTTTAGATGGTTTAAAGGCGATTTTCTTATATCCAGTTTTAGGTGTTGCAATCACAGGATTGATCATGTTTGGCATTGCAGGACCAATGTCTGCAATCAATGAAAGCATGATGGATTTTCTAGCTGGGTTTGAAAACTCAAGTCCTTTGGTTTTAGGCATCATTGTTGGATGTATGTGTGCCTTTGATATGGGTGGGCCGGTGAATAAGGCAGCTTATGTGACAGGAACAGCGCTTTTAGCCCAAGGAAATACAAGCTTTATGGCAGGTGTTTCTGCTGCTTGTATTGCACCACCATTGATTACAGGGTTCGCGGTCCTATTTTTCCGCAAATATTTTGACACAAGTGAACAAAATGCTGGGTTGGTCAATTTTATTTTAGGTTCGACGCATATTACAGAAGGAGCCATTCCATTTGCAGCAAAAGATCCGTTGCGGGTATTGCCGACGATGATGTTAGGGTCATCGATTGCTGCGGTTTTAACGTATATGTTTAAAGTTCAAGTGCCAGCGCCGCATGGTGGCTTCTTAGTATTACCTGTTGTGACACATGGTTTGCTATGGGTATTGGCTATTTTAGCTGGCTCGATCGTGGGTGGATTTTTGCTAGGAGTCATTCAAAAACGTCGAATCGAGAAGATAGAAGCAACAGTTTAA
- a CDS encoding MurR/RpiR family transcriptional regulator, protein MEKSLSESEKYLWDFIDKNLVDIPNYSIVKLSEKANVSTATIVRAMKKKGYEGFTSFKHYLKDQSNTMINFSGVEKIDAEIKRAILKNEQEVIRTINMLDSGSIEDAIQKIKAAQKIVLFARGFSELIAQEMTVKFQLLGKYCEMHADPNIITSMSKKITRNDIVLLISLNGETPELVTAVKNCLKNDVSTITLTANSSSSLAHLSEIVFIGFKSEGSYFPEYEVRSRLPLSIMARILLDSYAIRTN, encoded by the coding sequence TTGGAAAAATCGCTAAGTGAATCAGAAAAATATTTATGGGATTTTATCGATAAAAATTTAGTGGATATCCCTAATTATTCCATCGTAAAATTAAGTGAAAAAGCCAATGTTTCTACTGCAACGATTGTTCGTGCAATGAAAAAAAAAGGGTATGAAGGCTTTACTTCTTTTAAACATTATTTGAAAGATCAATCCAACACAATGATTAATTTTTCTGGTGTTGAAAAGATCGATGCTGAAATCAAACGGGCCATTTTAAAGAACGAACAAGAAGTTATTCGCACGATCAATATGCTAGATAGTGGTAGTATTGAAGATGCTATTCAAAAAATCAAAGCTGCACAAAAAATTGTCCTTTTTGCTCGCGGTTTTTCTGAATTGATTGCTCAAGAAATGACGGTGAAATTTCAGCTTTTAGGAAAATATTGCGAGATGCATGCTGATCCCAATATTATTACCAGTATGAGTAAAAAAATCACACGTAATGATATCGTTCTATTGATTTCTTTGAATGGCGAAACCCCTGAATTAGTCACAGCTGTGAAAAACTGTTTAAAAAATGACGTTAGTACAATCACTCTGACTGCCAATTCAAGTAGCTCCTTGGCTCACTTATCAGAAATCGTCTTCATTGGATTTAAATCAGAAGGCTCTTACTTTCCAGAATATGAAGTTCGTTCAAGATTACCTCTTTCAATCATGGCAAGAATTCTGCTGGACTCATACGCTATCCGTACAAATTAA
- the pfkB gene encoding 1-phosphofructokinase, giving the protein MVQLYTCTMNLAIDLFIETETMEPKVVNRTLDDDIQANGKGVNVSLILKKLNIDSTAIGFSGGFTGRYIEEFLDQKEIATEFIPIAENTRINVFTQVNQEQTEYKLVNKGPKIPREKINELLKRIEKIEAGSYLCVSGSLPQGISEMILVEISQIAHKNKVNLVLDSSYMSVMDCLVYQPYLLKPNEEELAKWFGKKDIPLEESPTYLKRLIHKGAQRVLLSFGGKGCFYADKDRIIYGNAPTGKVVNTACAGDSLLGTFISGLLMNEALDKTLKHSIAAGSSTAFRKGLTDFSDIKELEKQIQIQTIEGKS; this is encoded by the coding sequence ATGGTTCAACTATATACGTGCACGATGAATTTAGCAATCGACTTATTTATCGAAACCGAAACAATGGAACCTAAAGTTGTCAATCGGACGCTTGATGATGATATTCAAGCAAATGGAAAAGGAGTCAATGTATCATTGATTCTGAAAAAATTAAACATAGACAGTACAGCCATTGGATTTAGTGGTGGCTTCACAGGTCGTTACATTGAAGAATTTTTAGATCAGAAGGAGATAGCGACAGAATTTATTCCTATTGCAGAGAATACTCGAATCAACGTGTTTACACAAGTTAACCAAGAGCAAACTGAATATAAGCTAGTCAATAAAGGGCCAAAAATCCCAAGGGAAAAAATCAATGAGCTATTAAAGAGGATCGAAAAAATAGAAGCAGGGTCTTATCTATGTGTTTCAGGCAGCTTGCCGCAAGGGATTTCTGAAATGATTTTAGTAGAAATTAGCCAAATTGCTCACAAAAATAAGGTCAATTTAGTTTTAGATAGTAGCTATATGAGTGTGATGGATTGTTTGGTTTACCAGCCCTACTTACTAAAACCCAATGAAGAAGAATTAGCAAAATGGTTTGGTAAAAAAGATATTCCTTTGGAAGAAAGTCCAACATATTTGAAACGATTGATCCATAAAGGAGCGCAAAGAGTGTTGTTGTCATTTGGTGGAAAAGGCTGCTTCTATGCGGATAAAGACAGAATTATTTATGGAAATGCTCCGACAGGAAAAGTAGTGAACACGGCTTGTGCGGGTGACAGCTTATTAGGGACGTTCATTAGTGGTTTGCTGATGAACGAGGCGCTAGATAAAACGTTGAAACATAGCATTGCAGCTGGCAGTTCGACAGCTTTTAGAAAAGGGTTGACTGATTTTAGTGATATCAAAGAGCTAGAAAAACAAATTCAAATCCAAACAATAGAAGGGAAGAGCTAA
- a CDS encoding PTS sugar transporter subunit IIA produces the protein MDLLNAQHVCIETSIGTKEKALQFLAQTAQDLQITTNSTDVLASFNDRETQGSTGMMDGFAIPHAKSCAINEASILIVKTKNPIEWDSLDGKPTEVIIALLIPEQEAGTTHLKLLSKVARLLMKDDFKTQLKELESAAEITEYVNQQLIEE, from the coding sequence ATGGATTTATTAAACGCACAACACGTTTGTATTGAAACATCGATTGGAACAAAGGAAAAGGCCCTTCAATTTTTAGCTCAAACCGCTCAGGATTTACAGATTACGACCAATAGCACAGATGTTTTAGCAAGTTTTAATGATCGTGAAACGCAAGGCAGTACAGGGATGATGGATGGTTTTGCTATCCCACATGCAAAGAGTTGTGCCATTAATGAAGCGAGTATCCTCATTGTAAAAACGAAAAATCCAATTGAATGGGACAGTTTAGATGGCAAACCAACCGAAGTGATCATCGCTTTATTGATTCCTGAACAAGAAGCTGGAACGACCCATCTAAAATTATTATCCAAAGTTGCACGGCTATTAATGAAAGATGATTTTAAAACACAGTTGAAAGAATTAGAATCAGCAGCAGAAATCACTGAATACGTGAATCAACAATTAATTGAGGAGTGA
- a CDS encoding cell wall protein: MNWDLKKISMKRLLLIILVFGFTSVFTPIASANQLGEGDVGITFKKTEDDAPPPPPHDNTPTADDDQPINKRVRLPNTGEVVKQLTFLVSGMILIVISFAIVLDKQIKASSDL, encoded by the coding sequence ATGAATTGGGACCTAAAAAAAATCTCAATGAAACGATTACTACTAATAATACTCGTTTTCGGTTTCACTTCTGTTTTTACACCAATCGCATCTGCTAATCAACTAGGTGAAGGAGATGTGGGCATAACATTTAAAAAAACAGAAGATGACGCACCACCGCCACCGCCACATGATAATACACCTACAGCGGATGATGATCAACCAATCAATAAACGTGTTCGTTTACCAAATACTGGAGAAGTAGTGAAACAACTGACCTTTTTGGTTAGTGGCATGATCCTAATCGTAATCAGTTTTGCGATCGTTTTAGATAAACAAATTAAGGCTAGCAGTGATTTATGA
- a CDS encoding LytR/AlgR family response regulator transcription factor codes for MTVNTTIYVVEDDNLYRKRIIHYLENYHSNSFHYKISPLDNHLLFMEDIPTLDISDNDVFFLDIDLKMQYSGIDLANKIREINSKCSIIFLTSFEDKAISIINSEIFPLGYLVKNPVDSTELKTTIENVLMKIESLTKAAWRQDQDITTFMNGYEAIYLNCKDILYIESLKGLKSRVLIKTLSEELVIEGKIGKIKTNLKQPYLFTSLQSYVINLENISSINRKNGTITFTGDKDLFVGTRIIDKVKKGLQEYQYVG; via the coding sequence ATGACTGTAAATACAACGATTTATGTAGTTGAAGATGATAATCTTTATAGAAAAAGAATTATTCATTATCTTGAAAACTACCACTCCAATTCTTTTCATTACAAAATATCTCCTTTAGACAATCACTTGCTTTTTATGGAAGATATTCCAACATTGGACATCTCTGATAATGATGTCTTCTTTTTAGATATTGATTTAAAAATGCAGTATTCAGGTATTGATTTAGCCAATAAAATCAGAGAAATAAATTCAAAATGTTCGATTATTTTTCTAACTAGTTTTGAAGACAAGGCGATTTCGATAATCAATAGTGAGATTTTTCCACTTGGATATCTTGTAAAAAATCCAGTTGATTCAACTGAACTGAAAACGACAATTGAAAATGTACTGATGAAAATTGAGAGTCTTACTAAAGCGGCGTGGAGGCAAGATCAAGACATCACGACCTTTATGAATGGATACGAAGCAATTTATCTGAATTGTAAGGATATTTTATATATTGAATCATTAAAGGGGTTAAAAAGCCGAGTGCTAATCAAAACTCTTTCAGAAGAGTTAGTCATTGAAGGAAAAATTGGTAAAATCAAAACGAACTTAAAACAACCCTACCTATTTACATCTCTTCAATCTTATGTGATCAATCTTGAAAATATTTCGTCAATCAATCGCAAAAACGGTACAATTACTTTTACTGGTGACAAAGACCTTTTTGTAGGAACTAGGATCATTGATAAAGTCAAAAAAGGGTTGCAGGAGTATCAATATGTTGGATAG
- a CDS encoding sensor histidine kinase — translation MLDRPFFISLLSLNLLQLLWLFSYKKILVFRETMILSILLIIQFIVGTLTDDHFVILLLIPFFILQFSFPVKRVRNWLTPALFLSFENAIVLLSWLLTLDFWDILFIKNWISFETHSTYLKFVIFLQQFVFYLLLIFANYLNKRFSVTATLHLLPKKYRFVSVLLLFFLFFTVGLQQLSVLEGYSAPFFYSTFMIICFTAFLSWNILLVVKQQNEQQYISILKEKYEQEREKIERSNEFRHDYKQLLIGLTSYLETNDTKQALGLLHSIIDYSNSLLTPNLYKTIAVIHNPPIQGLLTSFLKRCSEINIQPKIQITEKLTDIDMNIVDFIRCFSILLDNAYEAVQESDLQLIEITITGDSQFVKLTVKNTYKNDSNISFQSLLQNNFSTKENHQGKGLFILAKLIDKYKKASYQVAKKDNYFIASFSVPKLKNNNSLLKKEDEAKVLSSGK, via the coding sequence ATGTTGGATAGACCTTTCTTCATTTCTTTACTATCACTAAATCTGCTACAACTCCTTTGGCTATTTTCTTATAAAAAGATATTGGTTTTTCGGGAAACGATGATATTGAGTATTCTTTTGATTATTCAATTTATCGTAGGTACGTTGACCGATGATCATTTTGTGATTTTGCTGTTGATTCCTTTTTTTATTTTGCAGTTTTCATTCCCTGTAAAAAGAGTCCGAAACTGGTTAACACCCGCTTTATTTTTAAGTTTTGAAAATGCGATTGTGTTGCTCTCTTGGCTTTTGACATTAGACTTTTGGGATATCTTATTTATCAAAAATTGGATATCATTTGAAACGCACTCTACATACCTAAAATTCGTTATTTTTCTGCAACAATTTGTTTTCTATTTGCTGTTGATTTTTGCTAACTATTTAAATAAGCGATTTAGTGTGACAGCAACTCTTCACCTTTTACCTAAAAAGTATCGATTTGTATCTGTCTTACTTCTATTTTTCTTATTTTTTACAGTTGGATTACAACAACTTAGTGTTTTAGAAGGATACTCAGCTCCCTTTTTCTATAGTACCTTCATGATTATTTGCTTTACAGCTTTTCTTAGCTGGAATATTTTGCTTGTTGTTAAACAACAAAATGAACAGCAATATATCAGTATTCTTAAAGAAAAGTATGAGCAAGAGCGAGAAAAAATCGAACGTTCCAATGAATTTCGACATGATTATAAACAGCTTTTGATTGGACTGACTTCGTATCTAGAGACAAACGATACGAAACAAGCTCTTGGTTTGCTTCATTCGATCATTGATTATTCAAACTCACTGCTTACACCTAATCTGTATAAAACAATCGCTGTGATTCATAATCCTCCGATTCAAGGTCTTTTGACCAGCTTTCTTAAAAGATGTTCAGAAATAAATATCCAGCCAAAAATTCAAATAACTGAAAAGCTTACAGATATTGATATGAACATCGTTGATTTTATTCGTTGCTTCTCTATTCTATTAGATAATGCGTATGAAGCAGTTCAAGAATCCGATTTGCAACTAATTGAGATCACTATTACTGGTGATTCACAGTTTGTAAAATTAACGGTTAAAAATACGTATAAAAATGATAGTAATATCTCTTTTCAGTCGCTTTTACAAAATAATTTTTCAACCAAAGAAAATCATCAGGGAAAAGGGTTATTTATTCTGGCAAAATTGATTGATAAATACAAAAAAGCCAGTTATCAAGTAGCTAAAAAAGACAACTATTTTATCGCCAGTTTTTCAGTTCCCAAACTAAAAAACAATAATTCTTTACTAAAAAAAGAAGATGAAGCAAAAGTGCTGAGCTCTGGAAAATAA